The Bdellovibrio sp. GT3 genome contains the following window.
TGCGATCCTCGTCGGCCATCGAGGCTGAGAAGCCACCTGAATTTTTTCTTACCAGTTGGGAAGTGGGGTTCTGTGGTTTACCAGGCAGTCTTAAATCCTGCCAGTTTACCTGCAGGCGCACTGAGCCTGACAAAATCAACAGATCCCCTTTGTTGTTCGGTGCACTTTGCACGATGCCGTCCTGATTCAAAGTAGGTACGAACACTTTCGAACCTGGAGGGAATTTTTTTGCAAACTCATCCGCTGTCTGTGGAGCTCCGGCTTGCACGACCGGTTTGGCTTTGACGATTTCAGGAAGCTGATACTTGATTTCCTGAAGAGCCGCGTGCCGCTTGAAAGTTTCTGCCACTTTGGCTTGTGCAATAGCGTCCTCCACTTTGCGTTCAGCTTTCTTCAAAGTGCGTTGCAGCCACTCATCTTTGTCTTTGTTGAATTGCGCAAGCAATCCATCGTACTTGTTTTTGGTTTCGACAGCCTTTTTGGTTTCTTTGCGCAAATGATCCTGAAGAATTGAGATATCACTTTTCAACTGTTCAATCTGTTCAAGGCCTTCCAGGCGTGCGCGCGTGGCTGGTGCCAATACATCCATGGCTCTTTGAACGATGGATTGGGCGACGCCAACACGTTTTGCAGTTTGAATCGCCAAGGAGTCACCAGGTATCCCTGCCAAAAATCCATATGTAGGGCGGCCGGTTTTAGGATCGTATTCCATGCTGCCGTTAAGGACGCGGGAGTTTTCATCCCAGCCGGATTTCAAAGGGCCCAAATGCGACGTTACGATGGCAAAGACATCGTTCGCAGAGAATTCCTCGATGAAGGCACGCGCCAGGGCACTTCCTTCTTCGGGATCTGTGGAGCCACAGATTTCGTCGATTAAGATCAGATTTTGATGGCCTTTGACGGAAGCGGCCTTGCCCAGAATTTTCAAGTGGGCTGCAAATGTGGAGAGTTCCTCGTCAACACTTTGGCTGTCGCCGATCCCGATCAGGACATCTTTAAAAAACGGAATGCGCGAAGTTTCGCTGGCGCAAATAGGAAGTCCGCAGCGAGCCATCTGGGCAGCAAGCCCAATTGATTTTAGCAATACGGTTTTACCGCCGGCATTGGGACCGCTTAAAAGCAGGATGCTTTTTTTGCCATCCAAAAGGACCGTGTTTGAAATAACTTTTTTGCCACTCAGTTGTAGCAGCGGATGGCGCACTTCGATAAGTTCCATTGTGTCTGTGGCGAACTCAATCGGATGTCCGTTGATTTGGTTTGTGAACTGGGCCTGGGAAAAGCGAATATCGCCTTCCTCCATCAAGACACGCGAGCTTTCAATGTCTATCACCTGTGATGAAAGATAGTGAGAAAGCTGGGTTAACAGTCTTTCGATCTCGTCCTCGATTTCCGCTTCAACCTGTCTGAGGCGGTTGTTGGTCGGAATGACTTTTTCGGGCTCAATGAAAACGGTTTGCTTACTTTGTGAAGAACCGTGAATCACGCCAGGAAGTTTGCTTTGCATGCCTGCGCGAACGGGTAGAACCCAACGTCCTTCGCGGGTTGTGACGAATTTATCCTGAATGACGGTTTCCATCTGATGGTCGCGCACCAGGCGATCCAGGGTGTTCTGGACTTCGCGGGCCAGGCGTTCTTTCTCTTTGAACAAGTTGTACAAAGTCTCGCTCGCGTCAGAACGGATTTCTCCGCCGGGAGTCAGGATCTGATCGATGGCTGAAAGAGGTTCTTCCGCATCCATCAGGCTGTCATGCATTCTTTTTGCCCAAGAGTTTTCAATGGGTTCAAGCGCTTCCTTCAAGGCCAGGGCTTCCATGCAGAAGCTGCGAACGTCTTTAATTTCCAGAGTTTTAAGGACGGCTTTCTTTTTCAGACGAGCGATCCATGTTGAATACAGATCCAGGCTCTGCATGTAGGGGCGGAGTCCTTGATTCAGAACTTCAGTGGCATCGGCAATTTCCTGGAAGCTGACATATGCTTCTTCGGCGGAAGACAGCGGCTTGATGTCGAGTACAGCTTCACGGCCCACATCACTTGTGGCGTGGGATTTTATTTTTTCTAAAATTTCAATCCAATCAAGGACGACGAGATCTTGCATTCAGGGCTCCAATTAGAACAATGCCGAAAAGCGCGAGCAGTAAAACGAACCAATCATAGTGGCCCCATTTAACATAGGCGGTGGCTGGTGCATTTTTCAAATACTTTACCGTAAACTGTCCTGTCCACTCTTCATGAAGTGGGGAAGTTTGTTGAAGGTCACCGTTTGCCAGCATCACCGTGCTAATCCCGGTGTTGGTTGAACGAATCAGTGGGCGACGGACTTCAATCCCTCTCGCCAGCGTCATGTACATGTGTTGTAAGGGCTCAAAGGTGCGCCCGAACCAAGAGTCATTTGTAACATTCACCAGAATGTCAGAATTCGCTGCCGCCAAGCCGCGGGAAAAGGCGGGATCCAATCCTTCATAGCAAATCTGACCACCCAGGCGAATGGTGTCGTCTTTGTGATTCCAATTCAGGGCCCGCGGACCTGTGCCGCGTCCAAAGTTTGAAATGAAAGGCAGCCATTTAAGCATGATCGGGAATTTTTCGCTTAACGGAAGATACTCTCCAAACGCCAGAAGGTTCGTCTTCAAATAAGGAGAATCGAGGTTGTTTCCACGTCCATCAATCAGGAACAGGGCATTGAAAGTGGCTTCATCGCGATGCGGATCAACAACCGGGCTGCGCGAGTAGGCCCCGGCCAGAATTGGCTGCTGCAGGTTTACCAGTTCGCGAGCCAGAGTTTGCGAGTGCTTGCGATTTAAGAGGCGTTGATCCAGGTAATCGGGGAAAGCCGTTTCCGGCCAGACAAACAATTCAGTGTCAGGGAACTTTTGTGCAGCTTCCAGAGTCATCGCCGTGAATTTGCGCGTGATGAAGTCCTGGGCGCCACGGCCTTGCTCGGCCTGAATCTTGTCGGAGTTCCCGATGTTGGCTTGAATGATTGTGGCTTTGAATTCGCGATCGAAATGATCCCATGTGCTCTTATGGAAATGGCCACCTGCGACCAAGGCAATCAAAAGTACAAGCAGTGCGGTGATCTGGCCAAAACTGTGAAAAGACTTTTTGAAGCCGACCCAAATTGAAGCCACCCAGGCATTTAGTAGCAAGACTACTGCTGACAAGCCGGCAAAGCCAATCACGTCGGCCCATTGATAGGCCGGAATATGGGCCGCAAGAAGTGTGTAGCCCAAATTCCAATCAAAAATGACCGGCCAGATGCGCTCCAAAAGAGCATGGGACAAGGCGATCGTGAATAAAGTCTGAGTTTGCGAGAGATTGAATTTCTTTTTTAGAAATACTCCCAAAGTGGTCGCCGCAGGAATGTAGAGATGCATGAAAGCACAAAAAAGCAGCAGTGCTGCGAAGGAAATCACCCAAGGCATTGCGCCGAATTCATGCGCTGTGTAGGCAATCCAGTGAAAACCAATTGCTGTCAGAGTGAATTGCGTGCACCAGCCGCTCCAGAAGGCCTTTTTCAGAGGGGCGGAGGAATTATTTCCAGAGACTGAAATCCACAGAGGAGCATAGCAAAACAGCAAAGCCCATGGTGGAAGCGGGATGTAGCTTGTTCCCACCAAAATTCCCGAGAGTAATGCCCAACGTAAATCGATGGCTTTGTGCTTGAATAATTGAACGGCTTTCTTCATCATGGTATTAGTAACACAAAGAATGAGTGAGTCCACGTGAAATTAAAAGTCCGATGCCCAGGTTGTGCTAAATTATACGAAGTTGCGAGTGATGATATTCATTCGGAAACTCCGGTATTTCAGTGCATTTCTTGCGACAACCGTTTTGGTTTCGAATATCCTCCGATGGATCCTGCGAGTGTGCTTACGTTCTTGGTACCTGTGACTGGTATGGCGCCAACTTCTGATGCGCAGCAAAAACAAGTCACGACAGAGGAAATCCTGGAATCCATCACAAAGCCCGCGGTTGAGCCAACAGTGGAGCAAGTGCAAAGCCAGGAAATGAAGTCATGCCCGAAATGCGGCGCTTTGAATGGTCGTCGCGCTCATGAGTGCTATTCTTGCCACGTTTTGTTTGAGCGTTTGGTAGGGCTGCCTCAGGATGCCAGCCTCCGCGCGCAGCCAAGTCTGGTGCGCAAATGGAAAAACGTTTTGGATAATTTTGAAGATGAGAGCCTTCACGAGGCCTTCATCAAAAGTTGTGCGGAACTTGATGCTCATCGTTTTGCGATTTTGAAATACGAAGAAATTAAATCGGCTCAGGGTGGGGATGCACTTTGCGATCAAATGATCGCGCGTATCAACAGCATGATGATGGTGGGTATTTCTCAAAAGCCAACAACCAGAGTTGCCAACCCAGCGCACGCAAATCGTCCCAAGTGGATGAAGTGGGTCTACATCGGTCCATTCGCCGTCAGTGCTGTGTTGATTCTTTGGGGATTGCTAAATCTTGGAAACCGCAATTTGGTCGGCGTGGGCGTGGCATTAGCCTGTATGGCGACCGGTATGATCGTAATGATCCGCGGACGCTTATCACTTTCAGATTTCATGGATTAAAAAGCAAAAAGGCAGTCGGTGAGACTGCCTTTTTTAGTTTTAGAAGCTTTCGTCGTCTGTGGCTTTGGTGCCCAGACGAGTTGGCTTGGGTTTGCCGTTGCCAATCGCATTGATTAAAGAGCGACCAAAGCGGCTGACCTCGCTGGCGGCATGGCCCGCAGGAGCTTCATTCGGATCAGCACCCAACTTTTGCATGCTATCCACATTTACTGTGACCACGCCTGAAGCCGACACGCCCTGATCCAAAATCGTCAAAGCTTTATATAGATTCAACTGACGGGAAGTGCGTGTTTTGGTTGCAAGCTGAGTTTGCGCATCACCTGTTGCCAGGATGTACTTCTTAACATCAGCCGCCGTGAAGGCCTGCTTATTGGCCATAACCAATACTGCTGCACCTGAAACAAAGGCTGTCGCTTGAGAGGTACCGGTCATGTAGCCGTAAGAGTTGCCAGGCAAGCACGAACGAATGTTTTGGCCGGGAGCTGCGATATCCACGGTTTCGACACCATAGTTGGACGAGCTTAGAACCTGAACTGTCGGGTCCAAGGCTGTCACTGAGATGATATTTTTAAGCTTATAGTCTGCAGGGTAGTAATGATGCTCGTCCGAGTTGGAACGCTCATTACCAGCAGCTGCAACGAAAAGAATACCTTTCTTTTCGGCTTCCTTAACAGCGTCGTGCTCTTCTTGAGAGAACTCGGTGCCGCCACCTGAATAGTTGATGATCTTTGCACCCATTTTCACAGCGTAGTTAATTGCCGCAACCGTGTTTTTCAAGTTGTCGGTATTTGGAACTTTAGGATCGTAGTACTTAAGAACCATCAGGCTGACTTCAGGGGAAACACCGGCGATGCCCTTGCCATTGCCAGCTTCAGCACCAATGATACCGGCGATATGTGTGCCATGTCCGTGATTGTCATCCAGCTTGTTGTTGTTGGAAACAAAGTTCCAACCGTGAACGTCATCCACGAAACCGTTGCCATCGTCGTCGATGCCGTTGGTCGCCTTGTCGCGCCCCAAAGCATCTTTGCCAGTTTCACCTGGGTTCATCCAAAGATTTTTGCTTAAGTCTTCGTGATTAACATCAATACCCGTATCAATAACTGCGACCACGATATCCTTGTCACCACGAGTGACGGACCACGCACGTGCCGCATCGGATTTTTTCAAACCCCAAGCCTGGCTGATGGCAGGGTCATTAAACAAAGCACTGGGTTCGTCTTCAACCTTGTCAGTCTGTGAAGTGATCTTGGAATTCTCAAAAAGACGTCCGTCTTTTTTGCTGAACTTGCTGGAGCTCTGCGAACGAGACGGGGAGGAGTCTGAAATATACAGGTAAGTGCCCAATCCACCAAAGAAGATCACGCCGACGGCACCGGATGCTAACAACCACTTGCGAGAAAACATGAAGAGTTCCCCTTTCTCCAAGGGGCTTATCGGCAGATTTACGTCGAGGTGAAGCTAAAACCGCGCTGTCTCACTCTGAGACAGGCGCTTGGTCGGGGTCACTTTTTGAAATTCAATAGTTCTTCAGGAAAACGAGTGGTTTGGGAAGGATGCAGCAGGCGATTGTAGAACACATAATTGCGCATCGTAAGCTTGATATACGCGCGGGTTTCCTCGTAAGGCACTTCCTCGATAAACTCCACGGCATCAGAGCGGAAGCGAGTCTTCAACCAGCCACGGATAGCGGAGTCATTGGCGTTGTAGCCTGAAACTGCCAGAATGTACTGATTGTCGTACTTCTTCATCAGATTTTTAAGTTCAAAGGCCCCCAAGGGGATATTGATCTCTGGTTTGTACAGGTCTAAGGCTTCTTTGTACTGAAGGCCATAGGTGCTGGCCAGATTCTTAGAAACGCTTGGCAAGAGTTGCATCAATCCAAAGGCATCCACAGGGCTGCGGGCTTCCGGGTCGAACGCTGATTCCTGACGAATGATTCCGTAAATGAACTCCTGAGGAATACCACTCTTCGTGGAAGCTGCAGCCACGATATCGCCGTAGGGCTGAGGGAATAAAAGTTCCGGATGGTCGTTAAGCAGGCGATCTTTAACCTCTGGTTGCAGGGAACCCAGTGTCGAGAAAAGCGGGAGATAAAGTCCCGCACGAGCGTAACCCGAGAACATTGTCAGCCATGTTGTTTCGTCAGTGACATTTTCTTTTTTAAGATCATCAGAAGCCTGGTTCAGGGCTTTTTCTGCAAATTTCTTTTCGTTCACTGTGATCAGCCACTCAATTTGCAGGCGCAGGCGGCCTTGCAATTCATTTATACCTAACACTGTGGCATTGGCTGAATTTTGAGAGCTGGCTTTGATGGCTGGATATTCGCGATTCAACTCACGATAGGCCATCATGCCATAATAACCCAAAGGATCTTCTTTAATCAGGCTTTCCAGCTCGGTTGTGGATTCAGTAGCTTTACCTTGGTTCTTGAGTGACCGGCCCAACCAGAACTTCGCTTTCATCTTGTCAGATGAATCTTTGACAGTATCACGCATTTGCTCAAGGTTTTTAGAGGCCTCGTCAAAGCGTTGCAGCTTGTAGTAGTTCCAGGATTTCATCCATGCGAGCTTATCGCGCAAGCCAGCCTGACTGACCGGTTGCTTGTAACTTTCCTCGTAGAACTCCAGAGCTTTTTCGAAGTTCCCTTTTTCCTCTTCGATGCGACCTTTGATAAAATAAACTTCATCCATCGGATACAAGCCACGAAGTTCGCGGTTGGTTGCTGTCAAAGTTTTATAAGCGAGCGTGGTTTGATCTTCAGTCCACAATGTCTTGGCCAACAAAACTTGAGCGTCGTGGTATCGTGCCAGAGCTTTGCGGTCCTTTTTGTTTGCCAGATATTGTTTCTTTGTGGTGTTCGAAAGCTCCGTCGTAGCATTGACGTAGTCCTGCTTGCGCTGGGCCACCTTGTAGGTCATGCGAACATTTTTGGTTGCTTGAAACTTGTCTTCGTTGCTGGCTTCTTTGTTGGATAGGATTTTACGATAAGTCGCCAATGCCGGGTCAAATTCACGATTAAAGCGTTGATCCATGGCAACCGCACTTAAATCCTTAAACTCCGGAGCAGGATTTAAACGGGGAGAGTTCGCATACAGCTGCTCTTGAGCTTCCGTGATAAGCTCTGGAGATTGTAGTTTCTGAGCGTTCTCCAAAGCCTTTAAGAGGTAGTCCTCTTTTTTCTTTTTATTGGTTTCAACGGCCGCTTTGGCCAGATAGGCCTCGGCATCATCCTTTAGGTCGGTCGTTGCGGCAGAAGCTTTTAGTTTGATATCAGCAAAAAGTTCCGCGTACCACGGATTGATAGTCTCAGGCAGCGGATTTAGTTTTACCTCAGACGCGCAGACTTCATAAGCGCGTAGTAGTGCCAGATCATGAATAGGCAGCTCGTGAAGGCTTGATAACTGTTTATAGTTATCGCATGCCACTTTGGGGTCTGATTTCTTTTTGGTGTTTGCTTCCAGGTAAAGTCGAACCCATTCAGGATTATCCTGGGGGATCAATCTTTTTTCAAAGCGAGTGTCTTGGCGCGAAGTGGTCGCGCAACCCATAAGAACTGATAAAAATGAGAGGGTAATAAAAAAACGAGGCATGAATTAAGCTTAAGCCGTTCATGCCTCGTGTGCAAAGGATTAGAAAATTACAGACGACCACCGCGTTGAAGCGCTTCGATGCGAACCTCAAGCGGTGGATGAGTCATCATAAGTCCAGCGATGCCGCCTTTGTCGCGGTTGGAGATCATCAGCGTTGCTGTCTGACCTTCTTCTGGTGGAATTGGCAGGTCATAAACGGAACGAAGCTTTTGCAAAGCTGCGATCATGTTTTCGCGAGAGGAGTATTTTGCGCCACCAGCGTCAGCACGGAATTCTCTTTTGCGAGAATAGTAGTTCACCACAAATGATCCCAGGAATGTGAATGCGATATCACCAATGATAACGCAGGCAAAGTGCACGATGCCGCGCATTTTCTCGTCCACGTTTTGCGCAATCAAATTTGCCAGGATACGGGAGAAGAACATCGCAAAGGCATTTACGATACCTTGGATCAAGGTCATGGTAACCATGTCACCATTCGCGATATGTGCCACTTCGTGACCAAGCACGCCTTCAAGCTCTTTTTCGTTCATTCTTTGCAGCAATCCTGTGGAAACCGCTACCAAAGATTTACTTTTCGAAGGACCTGTTGCGAATGCGTTGATGTCTGGAGATTCATAAATCCCGACTTCCGGCATTTTTGGAAGTTGCGCGCGACGAGCCAGATCGTGAACTGTGTTCACAAGGTGACGAAGCTCTGGATTTGAGTTGTTTGGTTCAATGATTTTTACACCATGGAACATCTTTGCCATCCATTTGGACATCAGCAAAGAAATGAAAGCGCCGCCCATACCCCAAACAAGACAGAATGCCATCATGAATGGAAGGTAACTGTTCAAACCGGTCAAGCCCAATACGCGGCTTACGATCGACCAGACGATACCGATGGTCACGATAACCATAACGTTCGTCAGTACAAATAATCCGATTCTTTTGAAAAATGCCATTTTTATAACTCCTTTAAGAGACATGTTAATTTTGATGTCTCTCCAGGAATTGTCAATAGGGGCACCTCTTCAAATCTGTTAAGAAGAGGTGCTAAAAACGACTAGGTTGTAACTGGCTGTTTTTGATTTTTTTGGCCCGTGCCGCCATTCGGTGTGGTGCTAAATTGGAACCGCAAAACGTCCTTATCCAGATCCACATTGACACGTCCACCATCCATAAGGCGACCGAATAAAAGTTCATCAACCAGAGCTTTCTTCAAGTGTTCGTCCACAGTTCTTGCCAACGGACGGGCACCATAAACCTTGTCGAATCCTTTTCTCATCAACCACTTGATGACATCCTGAGAAACATTGAGTTCCACTTTTTTCTGCAGCAATACCATTTTCAGTTCGTCGACAAATTTCTGAGTGATTTTTAAAATCATGTCATCAGAAAGATCGCGGAAGGAAACAACGGCATCCAATCGGTTAATGAACTCTGGCGCAAAGGCTTTTTTGATCGCATCCATGGAAAGGCCGCTGCGGCTTTCTTCCACGAAACCGATTGTTCCTCGTGCAGTTTCTGCGGCACCAGCGTTGGAGGTCATGACGATGACGGCATTCTTGAAGTCAGCAACGCGACCGTTGCTGTCCGTCAAGCGACCCGCATCCATCACTTGCAGAAGGATGTTGTTGATATCCGGATGCGCTTTTTCGATCTCATCCAGTAGTAGTACACAGTAAGGGTGTTTGGAGACGGCTTCCGTCAACAAACCACCTTCTTCATAGCCCACGTATCCCGGAGGCGCACCGACCAGTCTTGAAACCGCGTGTTTCTCCATGTACTCACTCATGTCGAAGCGTTCAAAGTGAACGCCCATGATCTGCGCCAGCTGACGGCATACTTCAGTTTTACCGACACCGGTCGGGCCAGTGAACAGGAAGCTGCCAATCGGTTTATTGGGACGGCCCAAACCACTGCGTGCGAATTTGATGCTCGCAACGAGGCGGTCGATGGCCTCGTCCTGACCAAAGATCAGTGCTTTGAGTTTCTTATCCAAATCGCGTAACTGAGTTTTTTCAGTCGAAGAAATGGTCGCGATTGGAAGGTTGGTCATTTTGGCAATAGTCTCTTCGATTTCGCCGATATCGATAGTCAGTTCTTTGTCTGTGTTATCTTTTAAACGGAAATGCGATCCTGCTTCGTCCAGGACGTCGATAGCTTTGTCGGGCAGAAGTTTTCCGTGAATATGCTTTTGCGACAATTCGACGGCAGATCGTAAGGCCGCATCTGTGTATTTCACATGATGAAAGTCCTCGTAAGCCTTGCGCAATCCAGTCAGAATCTTGATGCAGTCTTCGTTGGTCGGCTCGTTGATGTCGATCTTTTGGAAACGACGATTCAAGGCACGATCCTTTTCGAAGTACTGACGGTATTCCTGGTGAGTGGTGGAGCCGATACAGCTGATTTCACCATTCGCCAAGGCGGGTTTTAATAAATTCGAAGCATCCATCGAGCCACCGCTGGTAGCTCCGGCGCCGACGATTGTGTGGATTTCGTCAATGAACAAGATCGTGTGGGGACGTTTGGCGATTTCTTTGACGACGGCTTTTAGGCGTCCTTCAAAATCACCCCTGAATTTGGTGCCAGCAAGCAAGCCGCCCAAATCCAAGGAATAAATCACGGCGGATTTTAATTTTTCAGGAACATCGCCGTTGACTATTTTCTGAGCAAGGCCTTCTGCCACCGCTGTTTTACCAACACCGGGTTCGCCGATCAAAAGAGGATTGTTCTTAGTGCGACGACACAGGACCTGAATCGTTCTTTCGATCACATCCTCGCGGCCAATAAGTGGATCGAGTTTTCCGGATTTGGCTTTTTCGTTCAAGTTCACGCAGAAACTTTCAAGGGGAGATCCGCGACCTTCCTCGAAGGATTCCTGATTGAAGTCCGTTGAACGTGGAGCTGCTGACGGAGGGGAGTCGTGCTCTTTTCCGTCTTTGGTAATTCCATGTGAAACATAATTGATGATGTCGAACTGGGTCAGTCCCTGACGGGCCAGTGCAAATGTCGCATGGGAATCTTGTTCGTAGAACAAAGAAATTAAAAGACTGCCTTCGCTGATTTGATTGCGGCCAGCACTTTTCATCTGAATGGCGGCCCGTTGAATCAAGCGGTGACAGGCCAGCGTGAATTCCGGATTCCAGGAATCAAAACCACCATAGGAACCTAATTGTTCATCTGTGATTTGTGGGATGCCGACCTTCAGGTGTTCGCGCAAGTCCGTGCGAAGTCGTTGCACGTTGACCGCGCAGGCTTCCAGGATTTCAACCATCACCGGAGATTCTGAAAGAACCAGCAGGATGTGCTCCAGGGTTACGAACTCGTGGCGATGACGTTTTGCCAGCTCGGTGGCTTCTGCTAACTTTCGTTCTAGCTCGCGGCTCATCATGGTTCCTCCTCCAGTGTGCTCTTAAGGGGATTCTGATTAAGTTGTGCGAATTGGTTGACCTGCATCACTTTCATCTCAGCTATTTCCAGACTGAAGACTCCTGCAACACCGGCACCTTTCTTATGTACATCTAACATTATTTTCGTGGCTTCTTCTTCTGATTTCGCGAAGAACCGACGCAATACAAGAACGACGAAGTCCATAGGGGTATAGTCGTCATTAAGAAGAATGACCTTGTACATCTTCGGAGTGTCTAGTTTTGGGACGAGCTGGACCCCGGCTTCGCCGTCGGGAGATCCATATGGATAGTTGTTGTTCCGATTACCGTTTTCATCAGCCATGGGTTTATTCTACTCCTTGTCTCACATTGAGCACGAATTTGATGGAGGCAAGTCTAGTGGATTTAAAAAAGCTGGAGATTGGTCGTGTCTCATTTGCAGGTATAGCTCATGTTGAATCCCAAAACAAAACTTCGTTTCCTTGTAGTCACTTTGGTGAAGATCCCTTGATTTCATTATTCAGTTTTGACACACTTATGTCGATAAGCATTAGGTCAGTTTAAGTAAACGGAATTTTTTAAAAGACTAAATGGAGGTCTTCAGTGAAAAGAACTACTAGAACGTCACAGGCGGGTTTCTCCCTAGTGGAGTTGATGGTCGTCGTGGCGATTATCGGGGTGTTGGCATCAATCGCAGTGCCAGCAGTTAATAAGTACATCGCGAAAGCGCGTCAGTCAGAAGCAAAGACAAACTTGGCTTCGTTGTATACTTCAGAGAAAGCATTCTTCTCCGAGTATACGACTTACGATTCTCGTTTCCAAGCGATTGGCTATTCTCCTGAAGGTCAACTTCGTTACAATGTTGGCTTTTCAGCAGCACACACAATTGCGACAGCAGCAGCGAACGGTTTTGCAACACCTGTAACAGTTGCAGCAACAAATACTGGTACATTTTGTTTAGGTATTGCGGTTGCAATGCCAACGAATGGTACGGGCCCTGGCTGCAAAATGCTAGCTCCAGCGAATGGTACGGCAACAATTTCCGCATTGCCTGCAACTGCCGGAACTGGCAATACGTTTCGAGCAGCAGCGGCAGCAGTTATTCATAGTAGCAGCGGTGCTCCAATTGATCAGTGGACTATGACTGATATGAAAGTGCTTTCAAATACAGTAAATGGTATTCCATAGTTTGAAGAAATCATGAGCGTGGTGAGTTTATATTCGTCATGTTTAAAGTCAAAAATCCCAAGCATCCTGCTTGGGATTTTTGCGTTTGTATTAGTTGTTGGAACTCAGCAAACAGCAGTTATTCCTGTAAAAAATGTACAAGCAAAGTACATCGCCCCTCCACAAATGTTGGAGA
Protein-coding sequences here:
- a CDS encoding transglycosylase SLT domain-containing protein, which translates into the protein MPRFFITLSFLSVLMGCATTSRQDTRFEKRLIPQDNPEWVRLYLEANTKKKSDPKVACDNYKQLSSLHELPIHDLALLRAYEVCASEVKLNPLPETINPWYAELFADIKLKASAATTDLKDDAEAYLAKAAVETNKKKKEDYLLKALENAQKLQSPELITEAQEQLYANSPRLNPAPEFKDLSAVAMDQRFNREFDPALATYRKILSNKEASNEDKFQATKNVRMTYKVAQRKQDYVNATTELSNTTKKQYLANKKDRKALARYHDAQVLLAKTLWTEDQTTLAYKTLTATNRELRGLYPMDEVYFIKGRIEEEKGNFEKALEFYEESYKQPVSQAGLRDKLAWMKSWNYYKLQRFDEASKNLEQMRDTVKDSSDKMKAKFWLGRSLKNQGKATESTTELESLIKEDPLGYYGMMAYRELNREYPAIKASSQNSANATVLGINELQGRLRLQIEWLITVNEKKFAEKALNQASDDLKKENVTDETTWLTMFSGYARAGLYLPLFSTLGSLQPEVKDRLLNDHPELLFPQPYGDIVAAASTKSGIPQEFIYGIIRQESAFDPEARSPVDAFGLMQLLPSVSKNLASTYGLQYKEALDLYKPEINIPLGAFELKNLMKKYDNQYILAVSGYNANDSAIRGWLKTRFRSDAVEFIEEVPYEETRAYIKLTMRNYVFYNRLLHPSQTTRFPEELLNFKK
- a CDS encoding S8 family peptidase; translated protein: MFSRKWLLASGAVGVIFFGGLGTYLYISDSSPSRSQSSSKFSKKDGRLFENSKITSQTDKVEDEPSALFNDPAISQAWGLKKSDAARAWSVTRGDKDIVVAVIDTGIDVNHEDLSKNLWMNPGETGKDALGRDKATNGIDDDGNGFVDDVHGWNFVSNNNKLDDNHGHGTHIAGIIGAEAGNGKGIAGVSPEVSLMVLKYYDPKVPNTDNLKNTVAAINYAVKMGAKIINYSGGGTEFSQEEHDAVKEAEKKGILFVAAAGNERSNSDEHHYYPADYKLKNIISVTALDPTVQVLSSSNYGVETVDIAAPGQNIRSCLPGNSYGYMTGTSQATAFVSGAAVLVMANKQAFTAADVKKYILATGDAQTQLATKTRTSRQLNLYKALTILDQGVSASGVVTVNVDSMQKLGADPNEAPAGHAASEVSRFGRSLINAIGNGKPKPTRLGTKATDDESF
- a CDS encoding endonuclease MutS2; the encoded protein is MQDLVVLDWIEILEKIKSHATSDVGREAVLDIKPLSSAEEAYVSFQEIADATEVLNQGLRPYMQSLDLYSTWIARLKKKAVLKTLEIKDVRSFCMEALALKEALEPIENSWAKRMHDSLMDAEEPLSAIDQILTPGGEIRSDASETLYNLFKEKERLAREVQNTLDRLVRDHQMETVIQDKFVTTREGRWVLPVRAGMQSKLPGVIHGSSQSKQTVFIEPEKVIPTNNRLRQVEAEIEDEIERLLTQLSHYLSSQVIDIESSRVLMEEGDIRFSQAQFTNQINGHPIEFATDTMELIEVRHPLLQLSGKKVISNTVLLDGKKSILLLSGPNAGGKTVLLKSIGLAAQMARCGLPICASETSRIPFFKDVLIGIGDSQSVDEELSTFAAHLKILGKAASVKGHQNLILIDEICGSTDPEEGSALARAFIEEFSANDVFAIVTSHLGPLKSGWDENSRVLNGSMEYDPKTGRPTYGFLAGIPGDSLAIQTAKRVGVAQSIVQRAMDVLAPATRARLEGLEQIEQLKSDISILQDHLRKETKKAVETKNKYDGLLAQFNKDKDEWLQRTLKKAERKVEDAIAQAKVAETFKRHAALQEIKYQLPEIVKAKPVVQAGAPQTADEFAKKFPPGSKVFVPTLNQDGIVQSAPNNKGDLLILSGSVRLQVNWQDLRLPGKPQNPTSQLVRKNSGGFSASMADEDRTLDLRGKTVEEALQELEIALDKAATTREDRLKIIHGHGTEALKKAVRTYLSRSVYVKKWKAGSPEHGGDGITWAEIGEA
- the htpX gene encoding protease HtpX; protein product: MAFFKRIGLFVLTNVMVIVTIGIVWSIVSRVLGLTGLNSYLPFMMAFCLVWGMGGAFISLLMSKWMAKMFHGVKIIEPNNSNPELRHLVNTVHDLARRAQLPKMPEVGIYESPDINAFATGPSKSKSLVAVSTGLLQRMNEKELEGVLGHEVAHIANGDMVTMTLIQGIVNAFAMFFSRILANLIAQNVDEKMRGIVHFACVIIGDIAFTFLGSFVVNYYSRKREFRADAGGAKYSSRENMIAALQKLRSVYDLPIPPEEGQTATLMISNRDKGGIAGLMMTHPPLEVRIEALQRGGRL
- the lnt gene encoding apolipoprotein N-acyltransferase, giving the protein MMKKAVQLFKHKAIDLRWALLSGILVGTSYIPLPPWALLFCYAPLWISVSGNNSSAPLKKAFWSGWCTQFTLTAIGFHWIAYTAHEFGAMPWVISFAALLLFCAFMHLYIPAATTLGVFLKKKFNLSQTQTLFTIALSHALLERIWPVIFDWNLGYTLLAAHIPAYQWADVIGFAGLSAVVLLLNAWVASIWVGFKKSFHSFGQITALLVLLIALVAGGHFHKSTWDHFDREFKATIIQANIGNSDKIQAEQGRGAQDFITRKFTAMTLEAAQKFPDTELFVWPETAFPDYLDQRLLNRKHSQTLARELVNLQQPILAGAYSRSPVVDPHRDEATFNALFLIDGRGNNLDSPYLKTNLLAFGEYLPLSEKFPIMLKWLPFISNFGRGTGPRALNWNHKDDTIRLGGQICYEGLDPAFSRGLAAANSDILVNVTNDSWFGRTFEPLQHMYMTLARGIEVRRPLIRSTNTGISTVMLANGDLQQTSPLHEEWTGQFTVKYLKNAPATAYVKWGHYDWFVLLLALFGIVLIGALNARSRRP